The proteins below are encoded in one region of Oscillospiraceae bacterium:
- a CDS encoding adenylyltransferase/cytidyltransferase family protein yields MEKSRVGYTTGVFDLFHIGHLNILKKAKEQCDYLIVGVSTDELVKEYKNKVPIIPYAERVAIVEAIRYVDKVVPQINRDKLAAYHEIKFDVMFVGDDWKNSSIFSETEKELNKLGAGVVYFPYTNSKSTTSIVRFIRGESDNIGHVMQQNKN; encoded by the coding sequence ATGGAAAAGTCTAGAGTTGGTTATACTACAGGCGTTTTTGATTTATTTCATATAGGACACCTAAATATCTTAAAAAAAGCCAAAGAGCAGTGTGACTACTTGATTGTGGGCGTAAGTACTGATGAGCTGGTAAAAGAGTACAAAAACAAAGTGCCGATTATACCGTACGCCGAACGCGTCGCCATTGTCGAAGCAATCAGATATGTAGATAAAGTTGTGCCGCAGATTAACCGCGATAAATTGGCCGCATATCACGAAATTAAATTTGATGTCATGTTTGTTGGCGACGATTGGAAAAACTCATCGATATTTTCAGAAACAGAAAAAGAGTTAAATAAGCTTGGCGCCGGCGTCGTGTATTTCCCCTACACCAACAGCAAATCGACAACGTCGATTGTCCGCTTTATCAGAGGCGAGAGCGACAACATAGGACATGTAATGCAACAGAATAAGAATTGA
- a CDS encoding SGNH/GDSL hydrolase family protein, giving the protein MKRIGNLLLTLILLTGVFFMDAMATEPESPVLDGATLVTFGDSLTASSEWSRQLAAQLNMRLINAGVGGDTTAMARVRFERDVLGRNPDFVTIAFGTNDFFRPDRRGPYVSLDDFRDNLRYFIERVRQVGAVPILLTIPYMVSWGEFDRNYANDGGVMAVLDTYNDVIRQLAAEHNVPLADIRAACDDHDINEFLSEDGIHLAALGQQVYAETVAAVMITYFEQEPNASRVFQGPRPAIIRGAQSVPLISLQPADWMSAADGAVVFNEAQDGALTMHNTTGEWPVAHYQLPDDGIAVPLDGTRIEYDITLGRGVGANIILVFGGASSFAVAWDLHESLNPHFQDARFDGDDLAANQTLTGSFALSDLEIIHRHADDDGFVTLNGIRLFVVGGANQEITFRRFDITTDGGGHKEYLPYEPEYQGESTETEPGNQGEDADISAGQDKENNIVLWVIGGIAALVALAVGAAVGIIVKKKK; this is encoded by the coding sequence ATGAAACGCATAGGTAATTTATTATTGACACTGATTTTATTGACGGGGGTGTTCTTCATGGACGCAATGGCAACCGAGCCTGAATCTCCGGTATTGGACGGCGCGACGCTTGTCACCTTCGGTGACAGCTTGACGGCATCCAGCGAGTGGTCGCGACAATTGGCGGCACAATTAAACATGCGGCTTATCAACGCCGGTGTCGGCGGCGACACGACGGCAATGGCACGTGTTCGCTTTGAGCGCGACGTATTGGGGCGCAACCCCGACTTTGTGACCATTGCCTTTGGCACCAACGACTTTTTTCGCCCAGATCGCAGAGGGCCGTACGTGTCGCTGGATGATTTCCGAGACAATTTGCGCTATTTCATCGAGCGGGTTCGCCAAGTCGGTGCCGTACCCATTTTACTGACCATTCCCTATATGGTGTCGTGGGGCGAGTTCGATAGGAATTACGCCAACGATGGCGGCGTAATGGCCGTCCTTGACACCTACAACGATGTCATCCGCCAATTGGCCGCCGAACACAATGTGCCTCTCGCCGATATACGGGCGGCCTGTGACGACCACGATATCAATGAATTTCTCAGCGAAGACGGCATACATCTTGCTGCGCTGGGTCAACAAGTCTATGCTGAAACGGTCGCAGCGGTGATGATAACATATTTTGAGCAAGAGCCCAATGCCTCGCGTGTCTTTCAGGGCCCGCGCCCCGCGATTATACGTGGCGCGCAGTCTGTGCCGCTGATTTCCCTTCAACCTGCTGACTGGATGTCGGCAGCTGACGGCGCAGTGGTCTTCAATGAAGCCCAAGACGGTGCGCTTACTATGCATAACACCACCGGGGAATGGCCGGTTGCGCATTACCAATTGCCCGACGACGGCATTGCCGTGCCGCTTGACGGCACGCGCATCGAATACGATATCACACTGGGGCGCGGCGTCGGCGCAAACATTATCCTTGTGTTTGGCGGTGCGTCAAGTTTTGCTGTGGCGTGGGACTTGCATGAGTCGCTGAACCCGCACTTCCAAGATGCACGGTTCGACGGCGATGACTTGGCAGCGAATCAGACCTTGACAGGTTCATTCGCCCTATCTGACCTGGAAATTATCCATCGCCATGCCGACGATGACGGGTTTGTCACCCTCAACGGCATACGATTATTTGTCGTCGGCGGTGCCAATCAAGAAATCACATTCCGCCGCTTCGATATCACCACTGACGGCGGCGGCCACAAGGAATATTTGCCCTACGAGCCAGAATATCAGGGCGAGAGCACTGAGACGGAGCCGGGAAACCAAGGAGAGGATGCGGATATATCGGCGGGGCAAGACAAAGAAAACAACATTGTGCTATGGGTCATCGGCGGCATCGCCGCTTTGGTTGCTCTTGCTGTTGGTGCGGCGGTCGGCATAATCGTTAAAAAAAAGAAATAG
- the wecB gene encoding UDP-N-acetylglucosamine 2-epimerase (non-hydrolyzing), which translates to MEKLKVMTMLGTRPEIIRLSACIKACDKYFNHILVHTGQNWDYTLNQVFFEDLQLREPDHYLDSAGENLGETMGNILAKSYTVMAQEKPDALLVLGDTNSALSAICAKRLKIPIFHMEAGNRCWDWNVPEMINRKIVDHIADINLPYTENSRRYLLSEGIDGKTVFVTGSPMKEVLDAHKIGIDNSNILAQLNIKQGQYIMISAHREENIDNEQNFMTLMTAINNIAEKYQMPVIYSTHPRSEKFIQTRNFKFHELVQNIKPFGFLDYNKLQQNSYCVLSDSGTLSEESAILGFPGVLIRTSTERPEVLDKGTVVIGGINGKDVEQAIALAVTMAQNGDKGYLPHDYQDDNVSTKVVKLLQSYTHIVNKATWHKG; encoded by the coding sequence ATGGAAAAGCTCAAGGTAATGACAATGCTTGGCACACGCCCTGAAATCATCCGACTTTCAGCGTGTATCAAGGCTTGCGACAAATATTTCAACCACATATTGGTGCACACGGGGCAGAACTGGGATTACACGTTAAACCAAGTGTTTTTTGAGGATTTGCAACTCAGAGAGCCCGACCATTATTTGGACAGTGCCGGCGAAAATCTGGGTGAAACGATGGGAAATATTCTCGCCAAATCTTACACTGTGATGGCGCAAGAAAAGCCCGACGCACTACTGGTGCTGGGTGATACAAATTCAGCCCTCTCAGCCATTTGTGCCAAACGGTTGAAAATTCCCATCTTCCACATGGAAGCCGGCAACCGCTGTTGGGACTGGAATGTGCCCGAAATGATCAACCGCAAAATCGTTGACCATATCGCCGACATCAATCTGCCATATACCGAAAACTCGCGGCGGTATCTGTTAAGTGAAGGCATCGACGGAAAAACCGTCTTTGTCACCGGCTCGCCTATGAAAGAAGTGTTGGACGCGCATAAAATTGGCATTGATAACAGCAACATTTTAGCGCAGCTAAACATCAAGCAAGGGCAGTATATCATGATATCGGCGCACCGCGAGGAGAACATCGACAATGAGCAAAACTTTATGACGTTGATGACAGCCATCAACAACATTGCCGAAAAATATCAAATGCCGGTTATCTATTCGACACACCCGAGAAGCGAGAAATTCATCCAAACACGAAACTTCAAATTCCACGAGCTGGTGCAAAATATAAAACCGTTTGGCTTCTTGGATTACAACAAACTGCAACAAAACAGTTATTGTGTCTTGTCCGACAGCGGAACGCTGTCAGAAGAGAGCGCGATTTTAGGATTTCCCGGCGTGTTGATCAGAACCTCGACTGAGCGCCCCGAAGTGTTAGACAAAGGCACTGTCGTCATTGGTGGCATCAATGGAAAAGATGTTGAACAGGCTATAGCACTGGCTGTCACAATGGCGCAAAACGGCGATAAAGGCTATCTGCCCCACGATTATCAAGACGACAATGTATCAACCAAAGTCGTCAAGCTGCTCCAAAGCTACACCCATATTGTCAACAAGGCGACTTGGCACAAAGGCTGA
- a CDS encoding radical SAM protein encodes MLARKQAEKQRDTQLPVVKIQRFSTHDGPGIRTTVFLKGCPLNCRWCHNPEMLSAVPEEASGIVEMSVDEILREVKKDAAFYQNDGGLTISGGEPLLHEATLALIAAAKGQGVHVVVQTSGHFVSEYLQGLTVADLVMWDIKDTDDARHERNTGVSNKQILENLRAFDNLGGTTLLRCLLVRGETLDAAHIETVAALRCELQHCKGVAFLACHCYSEGKYRELGLPWRSGVEDVPSHQDMAWAADIYGKIRKGEPYETHR; translated from the coding sequence GTGTTAGCTAGAAAGCAAGCAGAAAAACAACGCGACACGCAGCTGCCGGTGGTGAAAATCCAACGCTTTTCAACGCATGACGGTCCCGGAATCCGGACAACTGTGTTTTTAAAAGGCTGTCCGCTGAACTGCCGTTGGTGCCACAACCCCGAAATGCTGTCGGCAGTACCTGAGGAAGCCAGTGGTATTGTCGAAATGAGCGTTGATGAAATCCTACGTGAGGTCAAAAAAGATGCTGCATTTTACCAAAATGACGGTGGGCTGACCATTTCAGGCGGCGAGCCGCTATTGCATGAGGCGACATTGGCACTCATTGCCGCGGCAAAAGGGCAAGGGGTCCATGTCGTTGTACAGACGAGCGGGCACTTTGTCTCCGAATACCTGCAAGGTTTAACAGTCGCCGACCTGGTGATGTGGGACATAAAAGATACCGACGATGCGCGGCACGAGCGCAATACCGGTGTTTCGAACAAACAAATTTTAGAGAACTTACGCGCCTTTGACAACTTGGGCGGCACAACGCTACTGCGTTGTCTGCTCGTGCGCGGCGAAACACTGGATGCAGCGCACATTGAAACCGTTGCCGCGTTGCGGTGTGAGCTGCAGCATTGTAAGGGGGTTGCGTTTTTGGCGTGTCATTGTTATAGTGAGGGTAAGTATCGAGAGCTTGGACTGCCGTGGCGCAGTGGGGTTGAGGATGTGCCGTCACATCAAGACATGGCGTGGGCGGCAGACATATATGGCAAGATACGAAAGGGAGAACCGTATGAAACGCATAGGTAA
- a CDS encoding glycosyltransferase, translating to MKNILFLTGRYLPRPSPNGICVQNVIEAMSPDEYDVTCICYDDKQSADTKHVDVHKISRGLIQTLIYRTEGRQTGCCKLLRKILLILKKIKDVPFLLTWPWSDPIFTRKAYRKALRLHKVKKFDVIVAVHLPFSALIVGHKMKKKYPEIKYVPYLLDTLSGGMPFNTKLVPKKWMFKKKLKWECKLFANADTVVAMESSRKHHEQYNSENHFYDKITFLGIPLLKKSEVETACDVIGKTNMMFCGTAHYPMRNVPYFMSVLNVIKNDDIAFTLIGDCNCTQLFGNMKKDSVKVKHLPRVSHAEMERFYQRADILVNLGNKEAAVIPSKIFEYMSYGKPIISTYAIDNDACIPYLEKYPLSLLLDERETDLEEQAKRLESFIISTNDKHVDFEEIQSAFKHNRPETFVEEIL from the coding sequence GTGAAAAATATTCTATTTTTGACAGGCCGCTATTTGCCGCGTCCGAGCCCCAATGGCATATGCGTGCAAAACGTCATCGAAGCCATGTCGCCGGACGAATACGATGTCACCTGCATTTGTTACGACGATAAGCAGTCCGCTGACACCAAACATGTCGATGTTCACAAAATAAGCAGAGGTCTTATTCAAACACTTATTTACCGCACCGAAGGCAGACAAACTGGATGCTGTAAGCTGTTGAGAAAAATATTGCTGATTCTAAAAAAAATAAAAGACGTGCCCTTTCTGTTGACATGGCCGTGGAGTGACCCCATTTTCACCCGCAAAGCCTATCGTAAAGCCTTGCGACTGCATAAAGTCAAAAAATTCGACGTCATTGTTGCCGTGCACCTGCCGTTTTCCGCGCTTATTGTCGGGCATAAGATGAAAAAAAAATATCCCGAAATCAAATACGTGCCCTATCTTTTGGACACATTATCCGGTGGAATGCCGTTTAATACAAAGCTTGTTCCTAAGAAATGGATGTTTAAAAAGAAGTTGAAATGGGAGTGTAAGCTTTTTGCCAATGCCGACACCGTCGTAGCGATGGAGTCCAGCCGCAAACATCATGAGCAATATAATTCGGAAAATCATTTTTATGATAAGATTACGTTTCTGGGCATACCGCTGCTCAAAAAAAGTGAAGTAGAAACAGCGTGTGACGTCATCGGAAAGACAAACATGATGTTTTGTGGGACGGCACACTATCCCATGAGAAATGTACCGTATTTTATGTCGGTACTCAACGTAATCAAGAATGATGACATTGCATTTACTCTTATCGGCGACTGCAATTGCACACAACTGTTTGGCAATATGAAAAAAGATTCAGTCAAGGTAAAGCATCTTCCGCGGGTGTCGCATGCCGAAATGGAACGGTTCTACCAGCGCGCAGACATACTCGTCAACTTGGGCAACAAGGAAGCGGCTGTTATCCCCAGCAAGATTTTTGAGTATATGTCATACGGCAAGCCAATCATATCCACATACGCCATCGACAACGATGCTTGTATACCTTACCTCGAAAAATACCCTCTGTCATTGCTGCTGGATGAGCGCGAAACAGATTTAGAAGAGCAGGCGAAACGCTTGGAAAGTTTTATCATAAGCACAAACGATAAACATGTTGATTTTGAAGAGATACAGAGTGCATTCAAACATAATCGGCCTGAAACATTCGTGGAGGAAATTTTGTGA
- a CDS encoding lipopolysaccharide biosynthesis protein, protein MTDRQPVSRKSVATNLAWKFFERGGVQIAQFITSIVIARILSPEEFGVVALLTVFIAIATIFVQSGLNTALIQKKDADETDSSSVFYCSLMLAALLYLLLFFSAPWIARFYHMPELTSTLRVMAVMLFPGAFNSVQNAVVAKNMQFKKQFYAGMVAVVLSGVAGIALALYNFGAWALVYQQLLFQIITCVVLWFAVKWRPTLSFSFTRAKSLFRYGSKLLGARLIDSTYHNIVSLVIGRQFSAETLAFHNKGKMFPFILNNNIDGSIQSVMLPAYSAHQDDMIRVKAMVRRTVTLSTYLVFPAMLGLAAMGETLIAVVLGAQWNGAVPFLQLYCLVVLLIPLQTASLQAINAVGRSDIFFKLMVIKRIVSIVLLAVAVIFFQNVFVIVIAGLMIEMLATAINIIPNKRILHYSASELLKDIGPNIVIALFMGGLMYALLYIPIHPIFVLGMQGIVGVVLYALLSAAFKNPSFSYLCDIWKQKRRTKESV, encoded by the coding sequence GTGACAGACAGACAACCCGTATCACGCAAAAGTGTCGCCACGAACCTTGCTTGGAAGTTTTTCGAACGTGGCGGCGTACAAATTGCACAGTTCATCACCTCTATTGTTATTGCCCGCATTCTAAGTCCCGAAGAGTTCGGCGTCGTCGCTCTGTTGACTGTCTTTATCGCCATAGCCACAATTTTTGTGCAATCAGGACTCAACACTGCGCTGATACAAAAGAAAGACGCCGACGAAACAGATTCATCCTCCGTTTTCTACTGTAGCCTTATGTTGGCCGCGTTGTTATACTTGCTACTATTTTTCAGCGCGCCGTGGATTGCGCGGTTCTACCATATGCCGGAGCTGACGTCAACCTTGCGTGTGATGGCCGTTATGCTCTTTCCCGGCGCTTTCAATTCTGTACAAAACGCCGTTGTCGCCAAGAATATGCAATTCAAAAAGCAATTTTATGCCGGCATGGTAGCTGTTGTGTTGTCAGGCGTGGCCGGCATTGCACTGGCGTTATACAATTTCGGTGCTTGGGCGCTGGTCTATCAGCAATTGCTTTTTCAAATCATCACTTGCGTCGTCCTGTGGTTTGCTGTCAAGTGGCGACCTACCTTGTCCTTTTCTTTTACAAGGGCAAAAAGCCTTTTCCGATACGGAAGCAAGTTGCTCGGTGCACGACTCATCGACTCCACCTACCACAACATAGTTAGCCTGGTTATTGGACGGCAGTTTTCAGCTGAAACGTTGGCCTTTCATAATAAGGGCAAAATGTTTCCCTTTATACTCAATAACAATATCGATGGCTCCATTCAATCGGTCATGCTGCCCGCGTATTCGGCGCATCAAGATGACATGATTCGTGTAAAAGCGATGGTGCGGCGAACTGTTACACTAAGCACATACCTTGTCTTTCCGGCCATGTTGGGACTGGCCGCTATGGGAGAAACGCTGATTGCCGTTGTGCTGGGCGCGCAGTGGAACGGTGCGGTTCCATTTTTGCAATTGTATTGCCTCGTCGTGCTGCTGATACCGTTACAGACCGCGAGTTTGCAAGCCATTAACGCTGTTGGCAGGAGTGATATATTCTTCAAACTGATGGTTATTAAACGAATTGTAAGCATAGTGCTTCTCGCTGTTGCCGTGATATTTTTTCAAAATGTATTTGTCATTGTCATCGCCGGCTTAATGATAGAAATGCTTGCCACTGCCATCAACATCATCCCCAACAAGCGTATCTTGCATTATTCGGCAAGTGAGTTGCTGAAAGATATAGGCCCCAATATCGTCATTGCCTTGTTCATGGGCGGGCTTATGTACGCACTGTTGTACATTCCCATCCACCCCATATTTGTACTGGGCATGCAAGGCATCGTCGGTGTAGTGCTGTACGCCCTGTTATCGGCGGCATTCAAAAACCCCAGTTTCTCATATCTTTGCGATATATGGAAACAAAAAAGGAGGACTAAAGAAAGTGTTTAA
- a CDS encoding NAD-dependent epimerase/dehydratase family protein — translation MKKILITGADSYIGTSFENWVGQYPGEYAVETIDMIDGSWRERDFFGFDVVFHVAGIAHIKETKGNENLYYDVNRDLAVETARLAKDAGAAQFIFLSTMSVYGLGSGSITSDTNPNPKNHYGKLKLEAEKLIQALDDETFKTAIIRPPMVYGKDCKGNYAALSRMAKKMPMFPRIDNKRSMIYIDNLCEFVRLLIEKSNGGLFLPQNNEYVCTSLKRVYC, via the coding sequence ATGAAAAAGATATTGATTACGGGTGCCGACAGTTATATAGGCACTTCATTTGAAAATTGGGTTGGCCAATACCCTGGTGAATACGCCGTCGAAACAATAGATATGATCGATGGTTCGTGGCGAGAGAGGGATTTTTTTGGTTTTGATGTCGTGTTTCATGTGGCCGGCATCGCGCATATCAAGGAAACAAAGGGAAACGAAAACCTGTACTATGATGTCAATAGAGATTTGGCAGTTGAAACAGCAAGGCTGGCAAAGGATGCCGGTGCTGCGCAATTTATATTTCTCAGCACGATGAGTGTATACGGACTGGGTAGCGGTAGTATCACATCCGACACAAACCCTAATCCGAAGAATCATTACGGAAAGTTAAAGCTTGAAGCAGAAAAATTGATTCAAGCGTTGGATGACGAAACATTCAAAACAGCGATCATACGTCCGCCAATGGTGTATGGAAAAGATTGCAAAGGGAATTATGCGGCACTTTCAAGAATGGCAAAAAAAATGCCGATGTTTCCGCGGATTGACAACAAACGAAGTATGATTTATATCGACAACTTATGTGAGTTTGTACGGCTGTTGATAGAGAAAAGCAATGGCGGATTGTTTTTGCCGCAAAATAACGAGTATGTCTGCACAAGTTTGAAGAGAGTATACTGTTAA
- a CDS encoding LicD family protein, whose protein sequence is MSKYLICGYDIEDVQSVMLDIALEIDRICVKHDINYILDGGSMLGAVRHSGFIPWDDDLDIAMLREDYDRFVAVCQDELDEKFFLQTNISELEYPTDFAKMKRNNTVYVERDLARYNIHHGVYVDVFPIDNIKMRTYKCQGKLLSFIRNARWNKLKFPHGTLKKIVVWPLSLLNIRRINRLAEKVMRFYNKKPTEYTYKVCHPTKTRPAYKREIYTELIRVDFCGHKLCIPKDYEIFLHEMYGDYMKLPPKDKQKPAHHIIRCKLEDDYGKV, encoded by the coding sequence ATGTCAAAATACTTAATCTGTGGCTATGACATTGAAGATGTTCAAAGTGTGATGTTGGATATAGCCCTCGAAATAGACAGAATTTGCGTAAAACATGACATTAATTATATTTTGGATGGCGGCTCTATGCTCGGCGCCGTTCGGCACAGTGGATTTATTCCTTGGGACGACGATTTGGACATTGCTATGCTTCGCGAGGACTATGACAGGTTTGTTGCTGTTTGCCAAGATGAGCTTGACGAAAAGTTCTTCCTTCAAACAAATATCTCGGAACTTGAGTATCCGACTGACTTTGCGAAAATGAAGCGAAACAATACTGTCTATGTAGAAAGAGATTTGGCGAGGTACAATATCCATCATGGCGTGTATGTTGACGTTTTTCCCATAGACAATATAAAAATGAGAACCTATAAATGCCAGGGCAAATTATTGTCATTTATCAGAAACGCAAGATGGAATAAACTGAAATTCCCTCACGGCACCCTAAAAAAAATTGTTGTATGGCCGCTATCCCTTTTGAATATCCGCCGAATAAACCGCTTGGCGGAAAAAGTGATGCGCTTCTACAACAAAAAGCCGACGGAATACACATACAAAGTTTGTCATCCGACAAAAACAAGACCGGCGTATAAACGCGAAATATATACCGAGTTGATACGGGTTGATTTTTGTGGGCACAAGCTGTGCATTCCCAAGGACTACGAGATTTTTCTCCACGAAATGTACGGCGATTATATGAAACTGCCGCCTAAGGATAAACAAAAGCCGGCTCATCACATTATACGATGCAAATTGGAGGATGACTATGGAAAAGTCTAG
- a CDS encoding polysaccharide biosynthesis protein, translating into MFKNKTLLITGGTGSFGNAVLDRFLATDIGEIRIFSRDEKKQDDMRKAYNSDKIKLYIGDVRSESSIRNAMHGVDYVFHAAALKQVPSCEFFPLEAVKTNVLGSENVLNAAVAEGVKKVICLSTDKAAYPVNAMGTSKAMMEKVVVAKSRVVTPDKTLICVTRYGNVMCSRGSVIPLFIEQIKAGKQLTITEPSMTRFIMSLEEAVELVLFAFTNAETGDIMVHKAPACTIGILAQAVKALFDVSNEIKIIGIRHGEKMYETLLTNEECANAIDMGDFYRVPADKRGLNYDKYFNQGEVQRTQLSEFNSNNTALLNIEEVKEKLLTLAYIRDEVAAWKGR; encoded by the coding sequence GTGTTTAAGAACAAAACTCTGCTCATCACCGGTGGCACCGGCTCGTTCGGCAATGCCGTACTTGACCGTTTCTTGGCTACCGATATCGGTGAAATCCGCATATTTTCCCGCGATGAAAAAAAGCAGGACGATATGCGAAAGGCGTACAACTCAGACAAAATCAAACTCTACATCGGTGATGTGCGCAGCGAGAGCAGTATTCGTAACGCCATGCACGGTGTCGACTACGTATTCCACGCCGCCGCACTTAAACAAGTGCCATCCTGTGAGTTTTTTCCGCTGGAAGCAGTAAAAACCAACGTGCTGGGCAGCGAAAACGTCCTGAATGCCGCCGTCGCCGAGGGTGTCAAAAAAGTCATCTGCTTGTCGACAGACAAAGCGGCTTATCCCGTTAACGCCATGGGCACATCAAAAGCGATGATGGAAAAAGTTGTAGTTGCAAAATCACGTGTCGTTACGCCGGACAAGACGCTCATCTGCGTCACGCGGTACGGTAACGTCATGTGTTCCCGCGGCTCAGTCATCCCACTCTTTATTGAGCAAATCAAGGCCGGCAAACAACTGACCATCACCGAGCCATCTATGACCCGTTTCATCATGAGCCTTGAGGAGGCCGTCGAGTTAGTGCTGTTCGCGTTTACAAATGCCGAAACAGGTGATATAATGGTACATAAAGCACCAGCCTGCACCATCGGCATTTTGGCACAGGCTGTCAAAGCGTTGTTTGATGTTAGCAATGAAATCAAAATCATCGGCATCCGCCACGGCGAAAAGATGTATGAAACGCTGCTGACCAACGAAGAGTGCGCCAATGCCATAGATATGGGCGACTTCTACCGCGTCCCGGCTGACAAGCGCGGCCTCAATTACGACAAATATTTTAACCAAGGTGAAGTACAGCGGACGCAGCTCTCCGAGTTCAACTCCAACAACACAGCGCTCCTCAACATTGAAGAAGTAAAGGAAAAGTTGCTGACATTGGCATATATCAGGGATGAAGTTGCCGCGTGGAAAGGACGTTAA
- a CDS encoding capsular polysaccharide biosynthesis protein CapF: MKILVTGAKGFVGKNLIHGLKNRGYADIFEYDTDNALAELEQFCAECNFVFHLAGINRPQNENQFMEGNFGFTSQLLDTLKARGNKSPILITSSTQAVLDNPYGKSKKAGEDLLFQYGRDNGVKVLVYRLPNVFGKWCRPNYNSAVATFCHNIANGLDIKINDPNIDMKLVYIDDVVNELINALDGRETKSADYCAVPIVHEVKLGTIAELLYAFKQSRSDLSIPDQGNVFSKKLYATYLSYLPKDEFSYPLKMNIDNRGSFTELLKTDDCGQVSVNISKPHITKGNHWHNTKNEKFLVVSGRGVIRFRQPDSNEVIEYFVSGDKLEVVDIPTGYTHNIENLGEIDMVTIMWANEKFDSANPDTYFLEV, from the coding sequence ATGAAAATACTAGTGACAGGTGCCAAAGGATTTGTCGGCAAAAATTTGATCCATGGCCTTAAAAACAGGGGGTATGCCGATATTTTTGAGTACGACACAGACAATGCTTTGGCAGAGTTAGAACAATTCTGCGCTGAGTGTAACTTTGTATTTCATCTTGCAGGCATCAATCGTCCGCAAAATGAGAATCAATTTATGGAAGGAAACTTCGGTTTCACCTCGCAACTCCTTGACACGCTCAAAGCCCGCGGCAACAAATCTCCCATACTTATTACCTCCTCAACGCAAGCCGTGTTGGACAACCCCTACGGAAAATCAAAGAAAGCCGGCGAGGACTTACTCTTTCAATATGGCCGTGATAACGGCGTCAAAGTGCTGGTGTATCGCCTTCCCAATGTCTTTGGCAAGTGGTGCAGACCAAACTACAACAGCGCTGTCGCCACTTTCTGTCATAACATCGCCAACGGGCTTGATATCAAGATAAACGACCCCAATATCGACATGAAACTCGTCTATATCGACGATGTTGTCAACGAACTCATCAACGCACTCGACGGCAGAGAAACCAAATCCGCCGACTACTGCGCCGTGCCAATTGTCCATGAAGTAAAGCTAGGCACCATCGCTGAGCTGCTGTATGCTTTCAAGCAGAGCCGCAGTGACCTCTCCATCCCCGATCAAGGCAATGTGTTCAGCAAGAAATTATATGCCACATATCTAAGCTACCTGCCAAAAGACGAGTTCAGCTACCCGCTAAAAATGAATATCGACAACCGCGGCTCCTTCACCGAACTTTTGAAAACAGACGACTGCGGGCAGGTGTCTGTCAATATCTCCAAGCCGCATATCACTAAAGGAAACCACTGGCACAACACAAAGAATGAGAAGTTTTTGGTCGTTAGCGGGCGTGGTGTCATCCGCTTTCGCCAACCGGATAGCAATGAAGTCATCGAATACTTTGTCAGTGGTGATAAGCTGGAAGTTGTAGACATTCCGACAGGATACACACACAACATCGAAAACCTGGGCGAAATTGATATGGTGACCATTATGTGGGCCAATGAGAAGTTTGATTCTGCCAATCCCGACACCTATTTTCTGGAGGTCTGA